The proteins below come from a single Mercenaria mercenaria strain notata chromosome 3, MADL_Memer_1, whole genome shotgun sequence genomic window:
- the LOC128555771 gene encoding uncharacterized protein LOC128555771 — protein MSVSGEDWFMSVSGADYYQSVSWAYWYMFVSGADWYMSVSEADWCMSVSVADYYLSVSGADWYMSVSGTDYYLPVSGADWYMSVSWVYWYIYLSLGQTGVCLCLGQSTTCLCLGSTGICLFGTDWYMSVSGADYYLSVSGAYWYMSVSGVDYYMSMSVAYCYMSVSGADWRMYVSGADYYLSVSGAYWYMSVSGADWYILYLGKTTFCLFLGHTGILVYVCVCGRLIYACVWGNLLFVCVWGRLVYICVWGRLVCKSRPTFITCPSLYH, from the coding sequence ATGTCTGTGTCTGGGGAAGACTGGTTTAtgtctgtgtctggggcagactaCTATCAGTCTGTGTCATGGGCATACTGGTATATGTTTGTGTCTGGGGCAGACTGGTATATGTCTGTATCTGAGGCAGACTGGTGTATGTCTGTGTCTGTAGCGGACTACTATCtgtctgtgtctggggcagactGGTATATGTCTGTGTCTGGAACAGACTACTATCTGCCTGTGTCTGGAGCAGACTGGTATATGTCTGTGTCTTGGGTATACTGGTATATATATCTGTCTCTGGGGCAGACTGGTGTATGCCTGTGTCTTGGGCAGTCTACTACCTGTCTGTGTCTGGGGAGTACTGGTATATGTCTGTTTGGGACAGACTGGTATAtgtctgtgtctggggcagactaCTATCTGTCTGTATCTGGGGCATACTGGTATATGTCTGTATCTGGGGTAGACTACTATATGTCTATGTCTGTTGCATACTGTTATATGTCTGTCTCTGGGGCAGACTGGCGTATGTATGTGTCTGGGGCAGACTACTATCTGTCGGTGTCTGGGGCATACTGGTATATGTCTGTGTCAGGGGCAGATTGGTATATTCTGTATCTGGGGAAGACTACTTTTTGTCTGTTTCTGGGGCATACTGGCATACTAGTATATGTCTGTGTCTGTGGCAGATTGATATATGCCTGTGTCTGGGGCAATCTACTATTtgtctgtgtctggggcagactaGTGTATAtctgtgtctggggcagactaGTATGCAAATCTCGTCCAACATTTATAACCTGTCCATCTCTGTACCACTAA